A region of the Rickettsiales bacterium Ac37b genome:
TTATTATATAGCAATAATTCGCAAACGTGGAGTGAGAAAGTAAGTAATACCTCTACTAATCTTGCAGTTCCTCCTTTACTTAGAAAACGCAATTATAATTCTTATAATAGACTATCTAGTGAAAGTCCTAGTATTAAAGATAATATAACTACTTTGAAGCAGCGGAATAGTTTTGAATACAATGGACTATTACCATCTATGGAGACATTATTCTCTATGCAATCTGAAACTATTAATTTAACTTTTCAAGATCGAGAAAATAAAAAAAGAAAGGGCGACTTATCTTATATAATAGACAATAAAAGTTCACGAAGTTTTTAGAGTTACTAGGCTTCTTTGCACATCATTTGGTAAAGCCATGTTTTAAGAGCCTTTGAAAGAAAATTATAGTTTAATTTGTGGCCAAAAGAAATAAAAACATATTTATCATAATTTAGTGTAAAAAAATCTATATGGCAAATTGATTTGAATTTGGGACGCAGTTATGGCTGTGGCAATTTAAATATTACTTTGTTGTTCGTTGCCTACAATAGTATTTCTACGCTTTTAGCCTCACGCCTTGTATTATTTTAATTGCCTTTGCTATAGCTCAAAGCTTCCCTATTATTTGTAGGATTCGCTTTATCTGCCCTTGTCCCATATATAATCATTTAAATTTGTTCGTTTACTAGTTAGCAATATATTTAATGTATATTATGTCATTACGGACTGAGTAGAAATAAGTCTGGTTAGCTTAAGCTATATAGTAAATTGATTTGAATTCAAGACGCAGGTAGCTCAAAGCTCTTCTACTATTTGTAGGCTTCACTTTATCTGCTCTAGTTCTAAATACAACTTAATTTACTATAATTATAAATATTACTAACGCTTTAAGGATGAATTAGAATTGAAAATGCTTGAAGAACAAGAGTTAAATATGAATATTCAAGATAATAATCATGAGTATAGTAAATATCCTATAAAGAAAAGCAATATAATCGATGTTCTTAAAGAAGAATATCTAATTTGTTGCTTGGAATTTATCCCGGAACTTAGCAACATTTTTTGTAAAGCTTATAAGGTTAAGCGTAATAACTCTGATAATACTAATTTATATGCATTGGTATATACTAAGTCCTTACCCCTTAGATTATCAGTAATTGATAATTTAAAGCATAACCCAATAAATAATATAATATCGCCAATAGATTATGGAATAGTAAAAATCTCAGAAACTAATATGGAGCAATTTGTAGTTATATTAGAAAAACCTAGTATCATTAGCTTAGATGAATATTCTAAAGAACATGGTCCTTTTAGTGCAGAATTTATTACAGATATAATTTTAATACCTATATGTCAAATATTACAGGTTTTACATTCCTTTGGTATAGTACACGGTAATATAAATCCAAAAAACATCTATATAGATACTGATAATAAAAAGATTGTACTGGGAGATTGTGTGAATGGTAATACTGGGTTTGCACAAAATATTATATATGAGTCTTTGGAGCGTGCAGAATGTAATCCTATGATTACTAAAGGAGATGGAGCGGAACATACCGATTATTTTGCATTAGGAGTAACGTGCTTATATTTATTTTTTGGTCATGATTTTAATGTAACAGAGTCTGATGATTTAGTTAATCAGCGTTTTATGTATGGCTCTTATAAGATTTACACTCGAGGTCGCTCTATAGCAATGTCTATTAGGCCTCTCATTAAAGGGTTAGTAAATGACGATCTGGAAACACGTTGGCAGTTTCAAGAAATTATGGACTGGTACAATAGAAAACAATTAAGTGTGGTAGATAATGAGGATATAGATTCAAATCATAATATAATGTTTAATAATAATTATTATCCTAATCTTAGATCATTAGCATATAATATGCATCAAAACTGGGAAAAAGCTAAAGCTTTTCTTAAAGAGGAAGTGTTACTAAAATGGCTGGAAATGAATTCTAAAAGTCAGCAAGTAGTAAAATTAGAAAAGCTTTTAAAACCTAAAATATATGGTACTGGTACTGGCGATAAAGATGAAATTATTATCAAAGCTTTATGTATTTTAGATCAATATGCACCTATTAGATTACAAGATTGTGCGGTATCATTAGATGCTTTAGGAGTGTTAATAGCTTATGCTCTCTCCGAAAAGGCCAATAGTTACGTAGATAATATACGTCGTATTATTAATATGTCTATTTGGAATGAATTTACAGAACTAGATTATACAGAGGAAAAAGCACGTGAGCTTTTAATGCATTTAAGCAGAGCGAAATATGCCATAAATAAACCAGGTATAGGTTTTGGTGTAGAAAGGTGTTTATATGAATTAAACCCTAATTTACCTTGTCAAAGTCCTTTGATAGCAGAGGAGTATATTACTTCAGTATATGAATTATTATTATGTATAGAAAAAAAAGCCGAGCAATCTAGTACATTTGTTATAGATAGGCATATAGCTGCTTTTCTTGCTGCAAATTTAGGGATGGATCAAAGATTAAATTATAAAGATTATAATAAAGTTAGTAAAAGATTTTTAGATCATGATGCAATTACAATTTTGATTATGATGGCTATAGCTCAAGAAAAATACAAGATTTATAAGCTTAGTAATCTATCTGCAATAGTTGTAGAGATGTTATTACCTCTATTAGAAATGGTAGGTAATTATAAAAGAAGGCAAGCATTACATAATAATCTAAATAATCAAATACCTAGGGGTGATTTTATAAAATTGCTCAACATAATTATTGATACATCTTATTTAGAACTTGACCGGAAAGAGATGGAGTTAGCTGAACAACAATTAGCATCTATCAATGAACAAATAAAGGAGTTACATGATGAAAAGCAATGTTATGTGAAAGGATATAAATTAGGGTTAAAATTATGCGCTGTATTATCATATTTATCCTGTGCGATTACGTTTATAATCTTAATTATTACAAAATTTTAGGTAGAATATTATGTCAAAGTTAAACTCGAATCTAATAAAGAAAATATTATTAATTATATTATGTATCATACTTTTAAGTACTATATTTTTTTCCTATTATATTTTAATCTTCATAATAATAGGTGCAATGCCTAGTATTATTGCTATTATTATTAAAAATAGACTTAATATATATTCTTTAAATACTGTGCTTGCAATGAACACGCTTGCGTTGTTGCCTTTTATATTTCAGCTACTTAATACCTATAAAATACATGAATTCTCAAGAGTTTTGGTATCTAATAGTGATGTTTGGGTTATGATTTATGGTATTATTAGTGTAGGTATATTATGTATAATATTTTTACCTCAGCTATGCGGTAGAATATCTGTTATGATCTCTAAAAATCGTATTATACGTCTTGAGCAACGTAAAACCCATATTATGAATTCATGGGATTTTAATAAGAAAGAGAATTAAAATATCAATACCATTGACTAGAATGAATTTATGGAGAGTCTATCCTCCATAAATTGGCTTCAAATAATATTTTGATCAAAATATTATTATTCTGGTATAATATCAGAAGGTTTACCTAGGGCTTCAAGAGAGGACTCTAGATTACATTCATTTGTGCATGAACTTACCTTAACATTTTCAGGTAAGTCATTAAATGGTACATAACCTTTTTCTTCTAGTCTTTTTACGTAGCTATGCTCGTGGCTGCTACCTGAGTATCTTTCTATACTTAAATCTTCAGGTAAATTACAAGGCTTAAGTTCTTCTCCTGTATTTTTATTATATAATTTAATACCTTGACCATTTAAATATTGAACAGCATCTTGTGCTCTTTGATGTTTATTACTTGCAAGATCTCTTACTATTTGTTTAAATTTTGGCATATTTTCTACCTATATTAATAATTGTCTTTATTATACTAGTTAATTTATTTAAACATATATTTTATTATATTTAAATAATAGAAAAAATTCGATAGTATAGAATAATTAATTTTATATATTATAATGATGTGTATATTGTGATACAAAAATATAGTGTGTTCTTTAGGGCAAATTTAATATTTTTTTATGATTTTCTGAAATTCTTTACCAAATTTTAAAGTACTATATATTATATATAAGGCAGTTTTTCTGTAATTTGATATTTTAACTGATAATTTATATATTACTTGTAGACTTTAATTTTTGACTAGTAATATAGTATTCTATCTTTATTATAAAAAGTCAGTCAAAATAGTAAGATGTTAAGGAGGTGATATTATGAAACCGTTATCACAAATAAAGAAAAAAGCTACTACCCCTAAGATAGATAAGCAGCTTAATAAAGCCAAGTCTACACTAAAAAAGCAGGTGGAACATGTTGAACATGAAATGCCTCATATATCTCCTCATGGACATAAGTTAGATGAGTCTGCTATTGCAAATAATCTTACGTCTGTTTTTACGTATGGAGATGCATATATGAAAATGAGTGAAACTATTGGTGGTCAGGTTATGAACTCTATGAATGAGTTAGTAGCAG
Encoded here:
- a CDS encoding Serine/Threonine kinase, with protein sequence MLEEQELNMNIQDNNHEYSKYPIKKSNIIDVLKEEYLICCLEFIPELSNIFCKAYKVKRNNSDNTNLYALVYTKSLPLRLSVIDNLKHNPINNIISPIDYGIVKISETNMEQFVVILEKPSIISLDEYSKEHGPFSAEFITDIILIPICQILQVLHSFGIVHGNINPKNIYIDTDNKKIVLGDCVNGNTGFAQNIIYESLERAECNPMITKGDGAEHTDYFALGVTCLYLFFGHDFNVTESDDLVNQRFMYGSYKIYTRGRSIAMSIRPLIKGLVNDDLETRWQFQEIMDWYNRKQLSVVDNEDIDSNHNIMFNNNYYPNLRSLAYNMHQNWEKAKAFLKEEVLLKWLEMNSKSQQVVKLEKLLKPKIYGTGTGDKDEIIIKALCILDQYAPIRLQDCAVSLDALGVLIAYALSEKANSYVDNIRRIINMSIWNEFTELDYTEEKARELLMHLSRAKYAINKPGIGFGVERCLYELNPNLPCQSPLIAEEYITSVYELLLCIEKKAEQSSTFVIDRHIAAFLAANLGMDQRLNYKDYNKVSKRFLDHDAITILIMMAIAQEKYKIYKLSNLSAIVVEMLLPLLEMVGNYKRRQALHNNLNNQIPRGDFIKLLNIIIDTSYLELDRKEMELAEQQLASINEQIKELHDEKQCYVKGYKLGLKLCAVLSYLSCAITFIILIITKF